From the Desulfovibrio sp. JY genome, one window contains:
- a CDS encoding polymer-forming cytoskeletal protein: protein MFGRTRKKMPRQEAISAFLGAGTQYHGQFNFQGVVRIDGGVIGDIISDGTLVLGEQGYVEGRIQVAELVSSGHIVGDVEAASRATLFNRSSLCGNLLAPAVIIEEGATINGFVRMDAPENAALDEGEAPPQALTAGNEAP, encoded by the coding sequence ATGTTCGGACGCACCCGCAAAAAAATGCCCCGCCAGGAGGCCATTTCCGCCTTTCTTGGCGCGGGCACCCAATACCATGGCCAGTTCAACTTCCAGGGCGTCGTGCGCATCGACGGCGGCGTCATCGGCGACATCATCTCCGACGGCACGCTGGTGCTCGGCGAACAAGGCTATGTCGAAGGCCGCATCCAGGTGGCCGAACTGGTCTCGAGCGGCCACATCGTCGGCGACGTGGAGGCCGCCAGTCGCGCCACCCTCTTTAACCGCTCGAGTCTGTGCGGCAACCTGCTGGCTCCGGCCGTGATCATCGAGGAAGGCGCGACCATCAACGGGTTCGTGCGCATGGACGCCCCTGAAAACGCCGCCCTTGACGAGGGCGAAGCCCCACCGCAGGCACTGACCGCGGGGAACGAGGCCCCGTAA
- a CDS encoding UDP-glucose/GDP-mannose dehydrogenase family protein: MNLCIVGTGYVGLVSAACFAEMGNDVCCVDINPTIVENLRQGKIHIYEPGLDELVKRNVAEGRLRFTTKVSEGMENALFVFITVGTPPREDGSCDLSYVYQVARDIGASMTDYKIVVDKSTVPVGTADEVRKFIGEELKKRGEAIEFDVVSNPEFLKEGDAINDFFKPDRVVVGTDNVRTGELLKALYAPYARSREKVIVMNVRSAEMTKYAANCMLATKISFINEVANICEQVGADVREVRMGIGSDHRIGYQFIYPGMGYGGSCFPKDVKALIDTARQYKFEPQLLASVDEVNKRQKHTLTKKIESYFEPQGGLKGKTLALWGLAFKANTDDVREASAFELIKDVTAKGMKVVAFDPVAGPNTREHFKGNNLLTVVDEQYAALEGADCLAVVTEWNQFRNPDFGRIKKMLKVPLVFDGRNLYSPQLLADLGMVYFCIGRPAPKI, translated from the coding sequence ATGAATCTTTGTATTGTAGGCACCGGTTACGTCGGCTTGGTGAGCGCCGCCTGTTTCGCCGAAATGGGCAACGACGTCTGCTGCGTGGACATCAACCCCACCATTGTCGAAAACCTGCGCCAGGGCAAAATTCACATCTATGAGCCCGGTCTTGACGAGTTGGTCAAGCGCAATGTGGCCGAGGGCCGCCTGCGTTTCACCACCAAAGTCTCCGAGGGCATGGAGAATGCCCTGTTCGTGTTCATCACCGTGGGCACGCCCCCCCGCGAGGACGGCTCGTGTGATCTGTCCTATGTCTACCAGGTGGCCCGGGATATCGGCGCCAGCATGACCGACTACAAGATCGTGGTGGACAAATCCACGGTCCCGGTCGGCACGGCCGACGAAGTGCGCAAGTTCATCGGCGAGGAACTCAAAAAGCGTGGTGAGGCCATCGAGTTCGACGTGGTCTCCAACCCCGAATTCCTCAAGGAAGGCGACGCCATCAACGACTTTTTCAAGCCCGACCGGGTGGTCGTGGGCACGGACAACGTGCGTACGGGCGAACTGTTGAAGGCCCTGTACGCCCCCTATGCCCGCAGCCGCGAAAAAGTCATCGTCATGAACGTGCGTTCGGCCGAGATGACCAAGTACGCCGCCAACTGCATGCTGGCCACCAAGATTTCCTTCATCAACGAAGTGGCCAATATCTGCGAGCAGGTCGGGGCCGATGTGCGCGAAGTGCGCATGGGCATCGGTTCGGACCACCGCATCGGCTACCAGTTCATCTACCCGGGCATGGGCTACGGCGGTTCCTGTTTCCCCAAGGACGTCAAAGCGCTGATCGACACCGCCCGCCAGTACAAGTTCGAGCCCCAGCTGCTGGCTTCCGTCGACGAGGTCAACAAGCGCCAGAAGCATACCCTGACCAAGAAGATTGAGTCCTACTTCGAGCCCCAGGGCGGGCTCAAGGGCAAGACCCTGGCGTTGTGGGGCCTGGCGTTCAAGGCCAACACCGACGACGTGCGCGAGGCCTCGGCCTTCGAGCTCATCAAGGACGTCACGGCCAAGGGCATGAAGGTCGTTGCCTTCGACCCGGTCGCCGGCCCGAATACCCGCGAGCATTTCAAGGGGAACAACCTGCTGACCGTGGTCGACGAGCAGTACGCCGCCCTGGAAGGGGCCGACTGCCTGGCCGTGGTCACGGAGTGGAACCAGTTCCGCAATCCGGATTTCGGCCGCATCAAGAAGATGCTGAAGGTGCCGCTGGTTTTTGACGGCCGCAACCTGTACTCGCCGCAGCTTCTGGCCGACCTCGGCATGGTGTACTTCTGCATCGGCCGTCCGGCGCCGAAGATCTAA
- a CDS encoding pyridoxine 5'-phosphate synthase yields the protein MPLLAVNVDHVATVRQARLGQSPDPVAAAAMAELAGARAIIVHLREDRRHIQDRDVRLLRQTIKTRLHLEMAATDEMRGIALELKPDMVCLVPEKRRELTTEGGLGVAGRKKELAAFVAELADAGIPTSLFIDPDPHQIEASIAVGAAYVELHTGAYSDAATRETRQAELDRLLAAIPLARRAGLGVNLGHGLDYDNIYAFKDTSGISEYSIGHSIIARAIMTGITEAVSTMAAIVAGFPD from the coding sequence ATGCCTCTGCTCGCGGTCAATGTCGACCATGTGGCCACCGTGCGTCAGGCGCGCCTGGGCCAGAGCCCCGATCCCGTCGCCGCAGCCGCCATGGCCGAACTCGCCGGCGCGAGAGCCATCATCGTCCACTTGCGCGAGGACCGCCGCCATATCCAGGATCGGGACGTGCGCCTGCTGCGCCAGACCATAAAGACCCGCCTGCACCTGGAGATGGCCGCAACCGACGAGATGCGCGGCATCGCCCTTGAGCTCAAGCCCGACATGGTCTGCCTGGTGCCGGAAAAGCGCCGGGAACTGACCACCGAGGGCGGTCTCGGCGTGGCCGGCCGGAAAAAGGAACTGGCCGCCTTCGTGGCCGAACTGGCCGACGCCGGCATCCCCACCAGCCTTTTCATCGATCCCGACCCGCACCAGATCGAGGCGTCCATCGCCGTGGGCGCGGCCTATGTCGAACTGCACACCGGGGCCTACTCCGACGCCGCGACGCGGGAAACCCGGCAAGCCGAACTCGACCGGCTGCTGGCCGCCATTCCCCTGGCCCGCCGGGCCGGACTCGGCGTCAATCTCGGGCACGGCCTCGACTACGACAATATATATGCCTTTAAAGACACAAGCGGCATCAGCGAATATTCCATCGGCCACAGCATCATCGCCCGGGCCATCATGACCGGCATCACCGAGGCCGTCTCCACCATGGCGGCCATCGTCGCCGGTTTTCCCGACTGA
- a CDS encoding holo-[acyl-carrier-protein] synthase — translation MILGLGIDLVELARIESALDRFGERFLARILTPAEQAALPPRPVARAAGLFAAKEAAVKALGTGFSQGIGFQHLQILPDALGRPTLTLAGPALARAQTLGATIWHVSITHERATAAAVVVMEGEPPAARGGSPSPGPHRRGAMGPPVPPSRR, via the coding sequence GTGATCCTCGGCCTCGGCATCGACCTGGTGGAGCTGGCCCGCATCGAATCTGCGCTCGACCGGTTCGGCGAGCGGTTCCTGGCCCGCATCCTCACCCCGGCCGAACAGGCCGCCCTGCCGCCGCGTCCCGTGGCCAGGGCGGCCGGACTGTTCGCAGCCAAGGAAGCGGCCGTCAAGGCGCTCGGCACCGGCTTTTCCCAGGGAATCGGCTTTCAACACCTGCAAATCCTCCCCGATGCCCTGGGACGCCCGACCCTGACCCTGGCCGGCCCCGCCTTGGCCCGCGCCCAAACACTCGGTGCGACCATCTGGCACGTCAGCATCACCCACGAACGCGCCACCGCCGCCGCTGTCGTGGTAATGGAGGGAGAGCCTCCGGCGGCCAGGGGAGGCTCTCCCTCCCCTGGACCCCACCGCCGGGGGGCCATGGGCCCCCCGGTCCCCCCTTCCCGCCGGTAG